The nucleotide window TTTTTGATTCATGTAGGTTGTTGGGTTTATGACCTCCTTAATTCGTTAATTGGTTTTGTTGGTTGATTGCTACTTGAGTGAGGGGTCGTGCCTTTGGATTTTATGTGAAAAGTTTTTTTTGTTTTTATTTTTTGGTAAAAAGATTTAAGTATTATTTTTATTAATTTCTGTAGTAAATAGTATTACTAATATTGTATTAGTAATACGTTTTGGTTTTTGTATAAAAAATAGGGTAGAACTTACCTGAAATTAAATTTGTGATATCATGACTAGAATCTCGCGCAGAAAATTCCTTAAGCTCGCTGGTGGGGTGGCGGCTGTTGTTACAGTTGGTGGTTGTTTGAATCCAGGTTTTGGTAATAGAGATACAGTAACGATTACCGATCAGATTGGTAGAGAAGTTGAGGTTCCTGAAGATGTTGAAAAGGTTGTTGCTGTAGGTTCCGGTGCTCTAAGACTCATCTCTTATATGCTGGCAACTGATTTGGTTGTTGGGGTTGAAGAATTTGAGATATTGGATGATAAAAAACCGTATATCATGGCTAATCAAGAGCTACAAGACCTCCCCAACATCGGTCCACAACACGGAGGTGATGCAGAGAAAATAATTGGTGTTAATCCTGATTTGGTTTTTGCATCTGAGGAATATGATGGTGATACTGATACTCTTGCTAGTAAAACTGGAATTCCTGTTATTGAACTTAAATATGGTGAAATAGTTGAAAGGGATCGAGATACTTTCTATGAAGCTCTTGAGATTATAGGTACTGTTTTGGGTAAAGAAAAAAGAGCCTCTGAGTTTAAGAACTGCCTTGAAAGATATCTCTCTGACTTAAAAAACAGGGTTGGAGATATTGAGGAAGTTCCTCGACTCTATGTGGGTGGTATCGGTCAACGTGGTATACAGGGATTGACTTCAACTATAACTGGTTATCCTTCACTTGAGTTAATTGGCTTTGAAAATATGGGTGGTAAGTTAAAGGACTCCGTTACTGGTGAACATGTTTATATTGATAGGGAAGACCTGGTGGAGTATCAACCTGAACTTATCTACATTGATGCAGCTGGTTTGGAAGTAGCTAAAGAGGATTTGAGTAAAAAAGAGTTTAAGAATTTGCCTGCCGTTAAGAATGGTGAAGTTTACAGTTTGTTGCCTTATAATTATTATAACACTCAATTTGAAAACGTTTTAATTAATTCATATCTCCTTGGAAAGCACTTAGTACCTGATTCTTTCAAAGATATCGACCTCGAAGAAATTGCTGATGATATATACGTTGATTTCTTAGGTGAAGCTATTTTCAGAAATATGCAGGATGAGTTTAGGGGGTTTGAGAAAATTGAGATATAAAATAATTTTAATTGATATAAATAAGAGTTAGGTTCTCTAATTTAATTCTATTAGTATCGATATGTGTGTTTTCGAGAATGCAATATAAAAAAACGGAGCCAATAGATGGCGTTGGAAACAAAAAACCAGATAAAAGGATACAAAAAAGAGATAAAAAAGAAGATAACATTCGGCATAATAATCACAATTCTTTTAATACTCTCATTCATCGCAAGCGTAAGCCATGGATCAGTTCAAATACCAATAATAGAATTAATCCAAACACTAACAGGGTCCGGTACAAACGAAATGTACCACAATATAATATGGAACATAAGACTCCCACAAGCATCCACAGCATTTATAGCAGGTGCTGGACTCGGAATAGCTGGCGCTGTCATGCAAAACATACTCAAAAACCCCTTAGGAGCACCATACACACTTGGGATATCACAGGCAGCAGCATTCGGAGCAGCCCTAGCTATAATGATATTCGGAGTTGGGGGCCTCGATATACCGATCAACAGCAGATACTCAATGGCGCTCTCAGCCTTTATTATGTCAATATTAACAGCAGGAATAATCGTCGCAATAGCCAAATACAAGGGAGCAACCCCAGAGACAATGGTGCTCACAGGAATAGCGTTAGGCTCCCTCTTCTCAGCCGGAATATCGGTATTCCAATACATAGCAGATGACGAACAACTAGCATCAATAGTATACTGGACATTTGGAGACGTAGGCAGAACAGGTTGGAACGAAGTAACCATAATGTTAGTAGGAACGGCCTTACCAACAATATACTTTATATCAAAAGCGTGGGACTACAATATACTGTCAGCTGGTGACGAAACAGCAAAAAGCCTTGGAGTAAACGCAGGACGACTAAGAATGGAGGGCATGTTCCTAGCATCCCTAGTAACAGCAGTAGCAGTTGCATTCGTCGGGATAATCGGTTTTGTAGGGCTAGTAGTACCACACATAATAAGAAGAGTGATAGGAGGAGATGAAAGATTCCTACTGCCATATACAATAATAGGTGGGGGACTACTCGTATTAGTGGCAGACATAGTAGCAAGAAACGCTTTTGAAATAGTTACATTACCAGTAGGAATACTAACCGCCTTCATAGGCGCTCCATTATTCATATACCTAGTTTTAGTAGGGAGGGAACATTGGTGAAATTAAAAGTAAAAGGTATCGAATTTAGTTACAGCAGTAGAAGGATACTGAACAACGTAGACCTTAAACTCAAAGAAGGAGAGATACTAAGCCTTATAGGTCCAAATGGATCTGGAAAAACAACACTACTCAAATGTATAAACAGAATATTAAAACCCCAATACGGAGTAATGATGTTGAACGGCGAAGACATACAGAAAATGACAAGGAAAAACATAGCTAAAAACATTGGGTATGTACCACAAACGGAAAAAAATACATTCCCAACAACAGTATTCGACACAATACTCATGGGAAGAAAACCACACACAAACAATTGGGGGCCAAAAGAAAAAGACCTCGAAATCGTATCCGAAATCATCGAAACATTGAACATCGAAGACCTAAGCATGAAAAAAACCAACGAATTAAGTGGAGGGCAAAGACAAAAAGTAATGATCGGTCGTGCATTAGCACAAGAAGCAGAAGTACTGATACTAGACGAACCAACATCAAACCTCGACCTCAAACACCAACTAGAAGTGCTTCAACTAATAAATAAACAAAAAGAAAAAGGAACATCAGCAATAATGGCAATACACGACCTTAATCAAGCTAAAAGATTCAGTGATAAATTAATAATGCTAAAAAACGGTGAAATACATTCAGCAGGCGATCCAACAATCTTAAACCGCAGAAACATAAGAGAAGTCTACGGAGTGAAAGTAAACATAAATAAAAATAACGGACATGAATGGATATATCCAGTTGAATCAATATAAACCCAAAAAATAAATAGATTTCTAGAAGTTGAAAACATGAAGCAAAAAGAAATTGGAAAAATAGAGTACCAAAACACAACTAACCACAAAATCACTCTCAAAGAAGACTTTGAATTAAACCCCGAAATTGGAAACGAAATACTATTAAGCTATCAAGAAACAGAGAAAAAAACAAATGAATTAACAAAAGCTATGATAATAGACATAAAAGACAACGAGATAACAATAAAACTAGATGAAAAAATACCTAAAGCAGAAATACTAGACCTCAAAATCCCAGAAAACTCAGCCTCAATACATCATCCAAGACAAAAAATCAATAAATCAATCGAAGAAAAAAACCTACATAAACTGGTTCTCGAAGCCGCTAAAATACATGGACACATCTGCCCAATGATAGTCCTTGGAATAAAAGTAGGAGCAGACGGGATAAAGAAACTTAACCTACGCCACGAAGGTATGGAAGACACATTAGTTTTAACAGAAACAAATAGTTGTTTCAGTGATGGAATACAAACATCAACCGGATGTACATTCGGAAACAACGCATTAATATACAGAGATTATGGAAAAACAGCCGTCACAATAATAAAAAGAAATGAAAAAGCAATAAGATATCACTACAATCAATACAACTACATAGAAAAAAACTATCCCGACACCTACAACCTATTTGAAAAAGTAGTTAAGAACAGAGAAGGCACACCAGAAGAACAAAAACAACTACAGAAAAAATGGACAGAAATAGCTTTAGACCTCCTCGATACACCACTTAAAGAAATGTTCAAAATAAAAACAACCAATTCAACCAAACACCTAAACCTACCCAAAAAAGCCCCAATCTTCAAAGACAGATACTGCAGTGATTGTGGAGAAAAAATAATGGCACCAAAAGCAATCAAGGAAAACAAAGAACACAAATGCATACCCTGTTCAAACAAAAACTACCTACAACTAGATGGATCAGGACTTAAAGAAATCAACCAAAAAAACAATAATACAACCAAAAACAAACCACCATAACTACTACATCAGTGACATCCTCCTCTCCCTAAAGAGAAGAGGTCTTAGCCCTGAATCAAGATAAATGTCAACGAAGAAAGAGATTACCTAAATCCTTAAGTCTGTATAACAAAATACAATATAAATAGATGACCAGAGTATTCGCCATTGCCGAAAGCACCCTAAAAATGATTTTAGGTGTAGGGAAGTCCGCTATGCCCAACGAGATGATAGGGCTATTAAGAGCTGAAGATGGCGTTATAAATGACGTTGTCTTTGCACCAGGGACAGTCACATCTGAAGTCAGTGCGATGGTTAGGATAGATCAACTTCCAGTGGGACTTAAAACGGTGGGGTCAGTACACAGCCATCCTTCAGGTAACCCAACACCATCTGGGGCAGACCGAGAAATGTTTTCTAAAAAAGGAAAATGCCACATCATAACCACAAATCCCTTCGAAATGGATGATTGGGTTGCATACAACAAAAAATCCGAGCCAATAGAACTAGACGTCGTAGAACTAAGCTCTAAAAAAGACAAGTTATGGGAAGAAGAACTTGAAAGAATAAAGAGAGAACTCTAGTTTTTTCTCTAATTCGAATTAAGCATTTATTGAGGATAACCAATGAGAGTAATGGCTTCAGGCACATTTGACATAATACATCCGGGACACCTATTCTATCTAGAGGAATCAAAAAAACTAGGTGAAGAGTTAGTTGTAGTTGTAGCGAGAGAAACAAACTTAAGTAAAAAACCCGTAGTTCCTGGAAGCCAGAGACGTAGAGTTCTAGAAGGATTGAAACCAGTTGACCAAGCTGTTTTAGGCGATGAACTCGATATCTATAAAACCGTTGAAAAAATAAACCCAGATATACTATCTATAGGGCCAGACCAACATTGGGAAATACCTGAACTTGAGAAAGAATTAAAGAACCATGGATTCAACATTGACGTTGTAAAAATCGATAGTTACATGGAATGTGATTTATGCAGCAGTCGAGATATAATAAAGAAAATACAGACAAGAAATAAATAAACCCAGATATATTAGTTCTCTGTTTTTTATTGGAGGGACTCAAAATATACCAATCAACTATTGA belongs to Methanonatronarchaeum sp. AMET-Sl and includes:
- a CDS encoding ABC transporter substrate-binding protein, yielding MAAVVTVGGCLNPGFGNRDTVTITDQIGREVEVPEDVEKVVAVGSGALRLISYMLATDLVVGVEEFEILDDKKPYIMANQELQDLPNIGPQHGGDAEKIIGVNPDLVFASEEYDGDTDTLASKTGIPVIELKYGEIVERDRDTFYEALEIIGTVLGKEKRASEFKNCLERYLSDLKNRVGDIEEVPRLYVGGIGQRGIQGLTSTITGYPSLELIGFENMGGKLKDSVTGEHVYIDREDLVEYQPELIYIDAAGLEVAKEDLSKKEFKNLPAVKNGEVYSLLPYNYYNTQFENVLINSYLLGKHLVPDSFKDIDLEEIADDIYVDFLGEAIFRNMQDEFRGFEKIEI
- a CDS encoding iron ABC transporter permease, whose protein sequence is MALETKNQIKGYKKEIKKKITFGIIITILLILSFIASVSHGSVQIPIIELIQTLTGSGTNEMYHNIIWNIRLPQASTAFIAGAGLGIAGAVMQNILKNPLGAPYTLGISQAAAFGAALAIMIFGVGGLDIPINSRYSMALSAFIMSILTAGIIVAIAKYKGATPETMVLTGIALGSLFSAGISVFQYIADDEQLASIVYWTFGDVGRTGWNEVTIMLVGTALPTIYFISKAWDYNILSAGDETAKSLGVNAGRLRMEGMFLASLVTAVAVAFVGIIGFVGLVVPHIIRRVIGGDERFLLPYTIIGGGLLVLVADIVARNAFEIVTLPVGILTAFIGAPLFIYLVLVGREHW
- a CDS encoding ABC transporter ATP-binding protein, which codes for MKLKVKGIEFSYSSRRILNNVDLKLKEGEILSLIGPNGSGKTTLLKCINRILKPQYGVMMLNGEDIQKMTRKNIAKNIGYVPQTEKNTFPTTVFDTILMGRKPHTNNWGPKEKDLEIVSEIIETLNIEDLSMKKTNELSGGQRQKVMIGRALAQEAEVLILDEPTSNLDLKHQLEVLQLINKQKEKGTSAIMAIHDLNQAKRFSDKLIMLKNGEIHSAGDPTILNRRNIREVYGVKVNINKNNGHEWIYPVESI
- a CDS encoding FmdE family protein, translated to MKQKEIGKIEYQNTTNHKITLKEDFELNPEIGNEILLSYQETEKKTNELTKAMIIDIKDNEITIKLDEKIPKAEILDLKIPENSASIHHPRQKINKSIEEKNLHKLVLEAAKIHGHICPMIVLGIKVGADGIKKLNLRHEGMEDTLVLTETNSCFSDGIQTSTGCTFGNNALIYRDYGKTAVTIIKRNEKAIRYHYNQYNYIEKNYPDTYNLFEKVVKNREGTPEEQKQLQKKWTEIALDLLDTPLKEMFKIKTTNSTKHLNLPKKAPIFKDRYCSDCGEKIMAPKAIKENKEHKCIPCSNKNYLQLDGSGLKEINQKNNNTTKNKPP
- a CDS encoding Mov34/MPN/PAD-1 family protein codes for the protein MPNEMIGLLRAEDGVINDVVFAPGTVTSEVSAMVRIDQLPVGLKTVGSVHSHPSGNPTPSGADREMFSKKGKCHIITTNPFEMDDWVAYNKKSEPIELDVVELSSKKDKLWEEELERIKREL
- a CDS encoding FAD synthase, encoding MRVMASGTFDIIHPGHLFYLEESKKLGEELVVVVARETNLSKKPVVPGSQRRRVLEGLKPVDQAVLGDELDIYKTVEKINPDILSIGPDQHWEIPELEKELKNHGFNIDVVKIDSYMECDLCSSRDIIKKIQTRNK